One region of Azoarcus sp. CIB genomic DNA includes:
- the gluQRS gene encoding tRNA glutamyl-Q(34) synthetase GluQRS codes for MPPAPSPYIGRFAPSPTGPLHFGSLVAAIGSYLEARSRGGRWLLRIEDVDAPRTIPGAADAIIATLARFGFEWDGDIVWQSRRLDAYRAAFEQLRTAGHVFPCACTRREMADSALARDGSRIYPGTCRNGLPPGRSAHAWRVRAHGTVAFDDRIQGRQEEDLAREVGDFVVLRGDGQFAYQLAVVVDDAAAGVTDVVRGADLLGSTGRQIHLQHLLGVPTPGYAHLPVVVNAAGEKLSKQTLAAPIDALPPAAALATGLEFLGHTPPAELARGPLSGLWDWASANWTLDRVPRRPQAQAPAGLAATAS; via the coding sequence ATGCCCCCAGCACCCTCACCGTACATCGGCCGCTTCGCGCCCTCCCCGACCGGGCCGCTGCATTTCGGCTCGCTTGTCGCCGCGATCGGCAGCTATCTGGAGGCGCGCAGCCGCGGGGGCCGCTGGCTGCTGCGCATCGAGGACGTCGACGCCCCGCGCACGATCCCCGGCGCCGCCGACGCCATCATCGCGACGCTGGCGCGCTTCGGCTTCGAGTGGGATGGCGACATCGTCTGGCAGAGCCGGCGACTGGACGCCTACCGCGCCGCCTTTGAACAACTCAGGACCGCAGGCCACGTCTTCCCCTGCGCCTGCACGCGCCGCGAGATGGCCGACTCCGCGCTCGCGCGCGACGGCTCGCGCATCTACCCCGGCACCTGCCGCAACGGCCTGCCGCCCGGCCGCAGCGCCCATGCGTGGCGCGTGCGCGCGCACGGGACGGTGGCGTTCGACGACCGCATCCAGGGCCGGCAGGAAGAGGATCTCGCGCGCGAGGTCGGCGACTTCGTCGTGCTGCGCGGCGACGGGCAGTTCGCCTACCAACTCGCGGTCGTCGTCGACGACGCGGCCGCGGGCGTCACCGACGTCGTGCGCGGCGCCGACCTCCTCGGCTCCACCGGCCGCCAGATCCACCTGCAGCACCTGCTGGGCGTACCGACACCCGGCTATGCGCACCTGCCGGTGGTCGTCAACGCGGCGGGCGAGAAGCTCTCCAAGCAGACGCTCGCCGCACCGATCGACGCCCTGCCGCCGGCCGCTGCGCTGGCGACCGGACTGGAGTTCCTCGGCCACACGCCGCCTGCCGAACTCGCGCGCGGGCCGCTGTCCGGGCTGTGGGACTGGGCCAGCGCAAACTGGACGCTCGATCGCGTGCCGCGACGGCCTCAGGCGCAGGCACCGGCCGGGCTCGCCGCCACGGCGTCCTGA
- a CDS encoding SDR family oxidoreductase: protein MEDRIISVVSGASRGLGRAAAHRLATMDGYRVVATARNPDDLEPLRSKLAISGHVVETQQLDITDDASVNALRDWIAGHFGRVDVLINNAGILIDRHSTSILELPLDQVRETLETNLIGTLRLTQALVPLMRTSRAGRVVNLASSMGQLADMDAGTPAYRMSKTALNALTRILAAELAGTPIKVNSVCPGWCRTDLGGPEAPRLPEEGVECVVWAATLPEDGPTGGFFRDCQAIPW, encoded by the coding sequence ATGGAAGACCGCATCATCTCGGTCGTCAGCGGGGCGAGCCGCGGGCTCGGGCGCGCGGCGGCGCACCGCCTCGCAACGATGGACGGCTATCGGGTTGTCGCCACCGCGCGCAATCCGGACGACCTCGAACCGTTGCGCTCCAAGCTCGCCATCAGCGGCCACGTCGTCGAGACGCAGCAGCTCGACATCACCGACGACGCCTCGGTGAATGCGCTGCGCGACTGGATCGCGGGGCACTTCGGGCGCGTCGACGTGCTCATCAACAACGCCGGCATCCTGATCGATCGCCATTCGACCAGCATCCTCGAGCTGCCGCTCGATCAGGTGCGCGAGACGCTGGAGACGAACCTGATCGGGACGCTGCGCCTCACGCAGGCGCTGGTGCCGCTGATGCGCACGAGTCGCGCGGGGCGGGTCGTCAATCTCGCGTCGAGCATGGGGCAGCTGGCGGACATGGATGCGGGCACGCCCGCCTACCGCATGTCGAAGACCGCGCTCAACGCGCTGACGCGCATCCTTGCGGCGGAACTGGCGGGAACCCCGATCAAGGTCAATTCGGTGTGCCCCGGCTGGTGCCGCACGGATCTCGGCGGGCCGGAGGCGCCGCGCCTGCCCGAGGAGGGCGTCGAATGCGTGGTGTGGGCGGCGACGCTGCCCGAGGACGGGCCGACTGGCGGCTTCTTCCGCGATTGCCAGGCGATCCCCTGGTAG
- a CDS encoding DUF2789 domain-containing protein has product MEPPLHTMNNLFAQLGLPSDESAIERFIAAHAPLPCGVELAKAPFWSPQQAAFLSEELKEDADWAEIVDQLSARLRS; this is encoded by the coding sequence ATGGAACCGCCGCTCCACACGATGAACAACCTGTTTGCCCAGCTCGGGCTGCCGTCCGACGAATCCGCGATCGAGCGCTTCATCGCCGCGCACGCGCCCCTGCCGTGCGGCGTGGAGCTCGCCAAGGCGCCGTTCTGGTCGCCGCAGCAGGCGGCTTTCCTCAGCGAGGAGCTGAAGGAAGACGCGGACTGGGCCGAGATCGTCGATCAGCTCAGCGCGCGCCTGCGTTCCTGA
- a CDS encoding sialidase family protein: MNRNVSGGLRVFALAAIAGVSVWAAWPGFHAAPAAGFVAPASAESVGKGGEPTLASFVVNAAEPARVHAASIAALPDGRLFSTWFGGSREGATDVKVYGAFFDPAAGRWGEQLTIATPAQTSRDLGRLVRKMGNPVAFMVPSGELWVVYVSVTLGGWATSHLNLIRSADMGRSWTSATRFVASPFFNLSTLAKGAPVFFDNGDIGLPVYHELAGKFGELLVLTPEGSVRRKQRLDHGDRSLQPVILVKDAQHAVVMQRFAGETKPPRAWRSETRDGGRTWSAVEASDLANPNSALAAFALEDGRLIAVANDTEDERLRLSLLVSEDDGRHWRAIHRFEDREDFLGRSFGPDVLRPLLAKDIESLGPGPAVASVMRNAEANLCRGETCAWQYDYPHLVRGTDGDFHLVYTWNRSFIRHLRFNRAWLEARL, from the coding sequence ATGAATCGGAACGTATCGGGCGGGCTGCGCGTGTTCGCGCTCGCGGCGATCGCCGGCGTAAGCGTGTGGGCCGCCTGGCCGGGTTTCCATGCGGCACCGGCGGCGGGATTCGTCGCACCGGCTTCAGCAGAGTCGGTCGGCAAGGGAGGCGAGCCGACGCTGGCCAGCTTCGTCGTCAATGCGGCCGAACCTGCGCGCGTGCATGCCGCGTCGATCGCCGCGCTGCCCGACGGGCGCCTGTTCTCGACCTGGTTCGGCGGCTCGCGCGAGGGCGCGACCGACGTGAAGGTCTATGGCGCCTTCTTCGATCCCGCTGCCGGACGCTGGGGCGAGCAGCTCACGATTGCGACGCCCGCGCAGACCTCGCGCGACCTCGGCCGCCTCGTGCGCAAGATGGGCAATCCGGTCGCCTTCATGGTGCCGTCGGGCGAGCTGTGGGTGGTGTATGTGAGCGTGACCCTGGGCGGCTGGGCGACCAGCCATCTCAACCTGATCCGCTCGGCCGACATGGGGCGCAGCTGGACGTCCGCCACGCGCTTCGTCGCCTCGCCCTTCTTCAACCTGAGCACCCTCGCGAAGGGGGCCCCGGTGTTCTTCGACAACGGCGACATCGGCCTGCCCGTGTATCACGAGCTGGCCGGCAAGTTCGGCGAGCTGCTCGTGCTCACGCCCGAGGGCAGCGTGCGCCGCAAGCAGCGCCTGGACCACGGCGATCGCTCGCTGCAGCCGGTGATCCTGGTCAAGGATGCGCAGCATGCGGTGGTGATGCAGCGCTTCGCGGGCGAGACTAAACCGCCGCGTGCGTGGCGCAGCGAGACGCGCGACGGCGGGCGCACGTGGTCAGCCGTCGAAGCGAGTGATCTCGCGAACCCCAATTCGGCGCTGGCCGCGTTCGCGCTGGAAGACGGCCGCCTGATCGCGGTCGCCAACGACACCGAGGACGAGCGCCTGCGCCTGTCGCTGCTCGTGAGCGAGGACGACGGCCGGCACTGGCGCGCGATCCACCGGTTCGAGGACCGCGAGGACTTCCTCGGCCGCAGCTTCGGCCCGGACGTGCTGCGCCCCCTGCTCGCAAAGGACATCGAATCGCTGGGGCCCGGACCGGCTGTGGCGTCCGTCATGCGCAACGCGGAGGCCAATCTGTGCCGCGGCGAGACCTGCGCGTGGCAGTACGACTATCCCCATCTGGTGCGCGGTACCGACGGCGATTTCCACCTCGTGTATACGTGGAACCGTTCGTTCATCCGCCACCTGCGCTTCAATCGCGCGTGGCTGGAGGCAAGGCTGTGA
- the clsB gene encoding cardiolipin synthase ClsB — MSTFLGGNAITLLENGADYFPALLQAIEGAEREIFLETYIFENDGVGTQVAAALARAAARGVAVRVLVDGFGGRAFVRSVMQGLVASGVGVQVYRRELRVFAMRRHRLRRLHRKLAVVDGRVAFVGGINIVDDLTRDGPPHPRYDYAVRVEGPLVEPILHSVHHVWRLVAWAGLRQRQPQPLVAPACIDPAGNVRACFLIRDNLRHRRDIEEAYLDAIDAARREVVIACAYFFPGRRFRQALVDAAERGVEVVLLLQGVSDHPMLQYATRALYPFFLARGIRLFEYRQSVLHAKVAVVDGQWATIGSSNIDPFSLLLAREANVVVDDAGFAADLRSSLERARANGARELRSGDWGRLSRLRRAATWAAYQVVRLAIGVAGYGRHS, encoded by the coding sequence GCGCCGAGCGCGAGATTTTCCTCGAGACTTATATCTTCGAGAACGACGGGGTCGGAACCCAGGTCGCGGCGGCCTTGGCGCGCGCGGCCGCGCGCGGTGTCGCGGTGCGCGTGCTGGTGGACGGCTTCGGCGGCCGTGCCTTCGTGCGTTCGGTGATGCAGGGCCTCGTCGCCAGCGGCGTCGGCGTGCAGGTCTACCGCCGCGAGCTGCGCGTCTTCGCGATGCGCCGCCACCGCCTGCGCCGCCTGCATCGCAAGCTCGCGGTCGTCGACGGGCGCGTGGCCTTCGTCGGCGGCATCAACATCGTCGACGACCTGACGCGCGACGGTCCCCCGCATCCGCGCTACGACTATGCGGTGCGCGTCGAGGGGCCGCTGGTCGAGCCTATCCTGCATTCGGTGCATCACGTGTGGCGGCTGGTCGCGTGGGCCGGGCTGCGCCAGCGGCAACCGCAGCCGCTCGTCGCGCCGGCGTGCATCGACCCGGCGGGCAACGTGCGCGCGTGCTTCCTGATCCGGGACAACCTGCGTCATCGTCGCGACATCGAGGAGGCCTATCTCGATGCGATCGATGCGGCCCGGCGCGAGGTGGTGATCGCCTGCGCGTATTTCTTCCCCGGACGGCGCTTTCGCCAAGCGCTGGTCGATGCCGCCGAGCGCGGCGTGGAGGTGGTGCTGCTGCTGCAGGGGGTGTCGGATCACCCGATGCTGCAGTACGCAACGCGTGCGTTGTACCCCTTCTTTCTCGCCCGCGGCATCCGCCTGTTCGAGTACCGGCAGAGCGTCCTGCACGCAAAGGTCGCCGTGGTTGACGGTCAGTGGGCGACGATCGGGTCGAGCAACATCGATCCGTTCAGCCTGCTGCTCGCGCGCGAGGCGAATGTCGTGGTCGACGATGCGGGCTTTGCCGCAGACCTGCGCAGTAGCCTCGAGCGGGCGCGCGCGAACGGCGCACGCGAGCTGCGCAGCGGGGACTGGGGGCGCTTGTCGCGGCTGCGCCGGGCGGCGACCTGGGCGGCCTATCAGGTGGTGCGTCTGGCGATCGGTGTGGCCGGCTACGGCCGGCACAGCTGA
- a CDS encoding glycosyltransferase family 39 protein: MTPDSRNLYGFYLLLGVVYLGGLCVPLMNNDSAHHATIALHMHLTGDYASLVTQGEPYLDKPHLLFWLAAGAYKLLGVTTFAFKLPSLLFSVLGVYATYGLGRVLYSREVGRVAALVLASSLAFILANNDVRMDAVLTAAIALSIWQLAEFATYRRWRNLVLAALGLALGFATKGMIGVAMPAIAIFVHLLYRRDWRGLFDPRWLVLALLTLALATPVLWAYHRQFGIGGVKFILWSQNFERLSGGRFGTAGGSDPLFFFHTFVWAFPAVVPARRRGGVGARARTGRGALAAGAPGRSC; this comes from the coding sequence GTGACGCCCGATTCCCGAAACCTGTACGGCTTCTATCTGCTGCTGGGCGTGGTGTATCTGGGCGGTCTCTGCGTGCCGCTGATGAACAACGATTCGGCGCACCACGCGACGATCGCGCTGCACATGCATCTCACCGGCGACTATGCGTCGCTCGTGACCCAGGGCGAACCCTATCTGGACAAGCCGCACCTGCTGTTCTGGCTCGCAGCCGGTGCGTACAAGCTGCTGGGCGTCACGACGTTCGCGTTCAAGCTGCCGTCGCTGCTGTTCAGCGTGCTGGGCGTCTACGCGACCTACGGGCTCGGGCGGGTGCTGTATTCGCGCGAGGTCGGGCGGGTCGCGGCGCTGGTCCTCGCGAGTTCGCTCGCCTTCATCCTCGCGAACAACGATGTGCGCATGGACGCGGTGCTCACCGCGGCGATCGCGTTGTCGATCTGGCAGCTCGCGGAGTTCGCCACCTACCGCCGCTGGCGCAATCTCGTGCTCGCCGCGCTCGGGCTCGCGCTGGGCTTCGCGACCAAGGGGATGATCGGCGTAGCGATGCCGGCGATCGCGATCTTCGTGCATCTGCTGTATCGCCGCGACTGGCGCGGGCTCTTCGATCCGCGCTGGCTGGTGCTCGCGCTGCTGACGTTGGCGCTCGCGACTCCGGTACTGTGGGCCTACCACCGCCAGTTCGGCATCGGCGGCGTGAAGTTCATCCTGTGGTCGCAGAACTTCGAGCGCCTGTCGGGCGGTCGCTTCGGCACGGCGGGAGGGAGCGATCCGCTGTTCTTCTTCCACACCTTCGTGTGGGCCTTCCCTGCCGTGGTGCCTGCTCGGCGCCGCGGCGGTGTGGGCGCGCGGGCGCGAACTGGTCGCGGCGCGCTTGCGGCCGGTGCCCCGGGCAGGAGCTGCTGA